The Maylandia zebra isolate NMK-2024a linkage group LG7, Mzebra_GT3a, whole genome shotgun sequence genome contains a region encoding:
- the fjx1 gene encoding four-jointed box protein 1, translating to MVAVTMRVLSANLFSLLLLCALASVFYVWSALEDRLERHKRRFSVPGAGSFHQALPVDLSAKTFRALLAVPAAQRLHFGDRLKTRLNLTNQPVSAGNRDYNMNGDNKRSAPREGPVKLSPLEDGIFWNEWLEDTLPAGFTEEYALAWQKKARTYRVVKLEPGCGRISNQLATFADGTKACVRYGINADQVQGETLTYYLARLLGITNLPPLVLSQLDSDSEQWESVRTRIDGLQWNDRAVVSLTQWISNLTGVITPAPLRQESSGLHPALKELWNKTAVELLELMQWTDLIVLDYLTANFDRLVSNLFSLQWDSRVMERDTNNLLKTPRGDLVFIDNEAGLVHGFRVLNMWEKYHNTVLSSVCVFRKRTTQRVAELHTRRDSRQRLLELYRDSEPLSQELGFLSDEHAGVLQDRIDRLYTHIVHCKGKYGQL from the coding sequence ATGGTGGCCGTCACCATGAGGGTTCTTTCAGCGAACTTGttttctctgctcctcctgtgcGCCCTCGCAAGTGTTTTCTACGTCTGGAGCGCACTGGAGGACCGTTTGGAGCGACACAAACGGAGGTTCTCAGTACCAGGTGCAGGGTCCTTTCACCAAGCTCTCCCAGTGGACCTTTCAGCCAAAACTTTCCGTGCATTGCTTGCTGTCCCAGCGGCACAGAGACTGCACTTTGGAGACAGACTAAAGACTCGCCTCAACCTCACCAATCAACCTGTCTCTGCAGGAAATCGAGATTACAATATGAATGGGGATAACAAGAGGTCAGCCCCGCGGGAGGGCCCGGTCAAGTTGTCCCCATTGGAAGACGGAATATTTTGGAACGAATGGCTGGAAGATACCCTTCCTGCGGGATTCACGGAGGAATATGCTCTggcttggcaaaagaaagcgagGACGTACCGGGTGGTGAAGCTGGAGCCGGGATGCGGCAGGATATCCAATCAGCTTGCCACGTTTGCAGACGGGACCAAAGCTTGTGTGCGTTACGGGATAAACGCGGACCAGGTGCAGGGTGAAACTTTGACTTATTACCTTGCACGTTTGCTTGGCATCACAAACCTGCCCCCTCTCGTACTGTCCCAGCTGGACAGTGACAGTGAGCAATGGGAAAGTGTGAGGACGCGGATAGATGGTTTACAGTGGAATGACCGAGCCGTGGTTTCTCTAactcagtggatctccaacctGACAGGGGTCATCACACCTGCGCCGCTGAGACAGGAGAGCAGCGGGCTGCATCCTGCGCTCAAGGAGCTCTGGAACAAGACAGCGGTGgagctgctggagctgatgCAGTGGACAGACCTGATCGTATTAGACTACCTGACGGCAAACTTTGACAGGCTCGTCAGCAATTTGTTTAGTCTGCAGTGGGACTCCCGTGTAATGGAGAGAGACACGAACAATCTCCTGAAAACCCCTCGCGGTGACCTCGTATTCATAGACAACGAGGCCGGATTAGTGCACGGGTTTCGAGTGTTAAACATGTGGGAGAAATATCACAATACAGTCCTGAGCTCTGTGTGCGTGTTTAGAAAAAGGACCACGCAGCGCGTGGCAGAGCTGCACACGCGCAGAGACTCCAGGCAAAGGCTGCTGGAGCTCTACAGAGACAGCGAGCCTTTGTCTCAGGAATTAGGATTTCTCTCAGATGAGCACGCCGGTGTTCTCCAGGACAGGATAGACAGATTATATACACACATTGTGCATTGCAAAGGAAAATACGGCCAGCTGTGA